CTGCCGTATCAGTTCATAGCGGTGGGACCTGCATAGCCGTGTTGCCAAATAGATTTGGTACCCTGTGACCGACTGCATTCTCGGCTCGTTCTCGGCTCGGTCTCACTTCATTCTCGGCTCGCTCCTGTCTCCCCCCTCGGCTCGTTCTCGACTCGTTCTTGGCCCACTCACTCTTGACTCACTCTTTCCCACCCACTCTCGACTCACTCTTTCCCACCCACTCTCGACTCACTCTTTCCCACCCACTCTCGACTCACTCTTTCCCACCCACTCTCGACTCACTCTTTCCCACCCACTCTCGACTCACTCTTTCCCACCCACTCTCGACTCACTCTTTCCCACCCACTCTCGACTCACTCTTTCCCACCCACTCTCGACTCACTCTTTCCCACCCACTCTCGACTCACTCTTTCCCACCCACTCTCGACTCACTCTTTCCCACCCACTCTCGACTCAGTCCCGCCTCACTCCCAGGGATGCGTCCCCCGCTGACTCGGCCACAGCGGATACCAGTACTCCTTCTCACGCTCGATCTGTAACTCACCATCGAGGGCAGCCTCGAGTTTGAACTCCGCACTCGAGTCCCGCTCCCGACCGGACCGTGGCGCGAAGGGGTAGTAGGCACCGCGGCGGAACGAGTAGATCCAGTAGGCCGGCCCGTCCCGGTTCTCGTAGGCGAAGACTGCGGCGAGTAGCCGCGAGCCGTAGCCACGCTCGATGAACGTGTCGGCGGCGAAGTGCATGCTCGTGATGAGGTCCTCCGGGTCGCTGTCCTCGAGGACGACCCAGTGGTAGCCGTGGTCGTCGTCGGTGACGGTGAACTGGGTGCCGGTGTCTTCCTGGCCGGCCTCGAGG
The DNA window shown above is from Natrialba magadii ATCC 43099 and carries:
- the pspAB gene encoding PspA-associated protein PspAB, which encodes MGLLDGLRAALGLRAETDARRDADPEDLFGMSTAYLTMEAELGYRSLDMGALCFSGVDSHSFRDAVDEVEAILEAGQEDTGTQFTVTDDDHGYHWVVLEDSDPEDLITSMHFAADTFIERGYGSRLLAAVFAYENRDGPAYWIYSFRRGAYYPFAPRSGRERDSSAEFKLEAALDGELQIEREKEYWYPLWPSQRGTHPWE